One region of Streptomyces sp. CG4 genomic DNA includes:
- a CDS encoding MFS transporter produces MRKWWPLVVVCLGTFMFLLDTTVLSVALPDIGAGLSAPLSALQWVANIYTLVLAVLMLTMGALVDRFGARTVYVAGLAVFGVASLVCGLSPNAGVLIAARGMQGIGGAALAVTTFALIGAVYRGPDMGRAMGVFGAVTGLAAAVGPMIGGALTQYFSWRAVFFLNLPLVAVTVALALRVLAAGRRGAGTRIDLPGTIAFAVCAGSLTYALTVAGEEGWTSFRVLGLLTLAVLSLIAFVRVELRSSAPLLEVRLFSKASFSAVLMCVVASTAAFAALVYTSLWLQSGLGLRPVRAGLALMPLALASFGTSLISGRRLHGKSPRAILATGLLLSGIGCLLQTGLDAGSSAGSLTVGLAVTGIGVGLMGPAMGAAVFAALPPERGGMAAGAMTTFRQLGQTLGVSVFGVLFQHAGSTLSEGLNRVLIAAAATGITGSVLAYVFVPKPEDASAPARRRLTGSR; encoded by the coding sequence ATGCGCAAGTGGTGGCCGTTGGTGGTCGTCTGTCTCGGCACTTTCATGTTCCTTCTCGATACCACGGTGTTGTCCGTCGCCCTGCCCGACATCGGGGCGGGACTGTCCGCCCCGCTGTCCGCGCTGCAGTGGGTGGCCAACATCTACACGCTGGTCCTGGCCGTACTGATGCTCACCATGGGGGCGTTGGTGGACCGGTTCGGCGCGCGCACGGTGTACGTCGCTGGACTGGCGGTCTTCGGCGTAGCCTCGCTGGTCTGTGGCCTGTCCCCGAACGCGGGTGTACTGATTGCGGCCCGCGGAATGCAGGGCATCGGCGGCGCGGCGCTGGCCGTGACCACGTTCGCCCTGATCGGCGCCGTCTACCGGGGACCCGACATGGGGCGGGCCATGGGCGTTTTCGGTGCGGTGACCGGCCTGGCCGCCGCCGTCGGGCCGATGATCGGCGGCGCCCTCACCCAGTACTTCAGCTGGCGGGCGGTCTTCTTCCTCAACCTTCCCCTTGTCGCCGTGACCGTCGCACTGGCCCTGCGGGTCCTGGCCGCAGGAAGGCGGGGCGCCGGGACGCGCATCGACTTGCCGGGCACGATCGCCTTCGCCGTATGTGCGGGCTCGCTCACCTACGCCCTGACGGTGGCCGGCGAAGAGGGCTGGACGTCCTTCAGGGTGCTGGGGCTGCTGACCCTCGCAGTCCTCTCGCTCATCGCCTTCGTCCGCGTCGAACTGCGCAGCTCCGCGCCCCTGCTGGAGGTACGACTGTTCTCCAAGGCGTCCTTCTCGGCCGTGCTGATGTGCGTGGTCGCCTCCACGGCCGCTTTCGCGGCGCTCGTCTACACCTCGCTGTGGCTCCAGTCCGGGCTCGGCCTGCGGCCGGTTCGCGCCGGGCTCGCGCTCATGCCACTCGCCCTGGCCTCCTTTGGCACCTCACTGATCAGCGGGCGCAGGCTCCATGGAAAGTCCCCGCGCGCGATCCTCGCCACTGGCCTGCTGCTGAGCGGGATCGGCTGCTTGCTGCAGACGGGGCTGGACGCCGGCTCGTCCGCCGGCTCTCTTACGGTGGGGCTGGCGGTCACCGGCATCGGTGTGGGGTTGATGGGTCCGGCCATGGGGGCAGCGGTCTTCGCGGCGCTGCCGCCGGAGCGGGGCGGCATGGCCGCTGGAGCCATGACCACGTTCCGGCAGCTGGGGCAGACACTCGGGGTCTCGGTCTTCGGCGTGCTGTTCCAGCACGCTGGTTCCACTCTGTCGGAGGGCCTGAACCGGGTGCTGATCGCCGCCGCTGCGACCGGGATCACCGGCTCCGTACTCGCCTATGTCTTCGTGCCGAAACCGGAGGATGCATCAGCGCCCGCCCGTCGGCGTCTCACCGGCTCCCGATGA
- a CDS encoding Lrp/AsnC family transcriptional regulator: MKTDTVTLDTIDRGLVHALQIDGRAPLRLVGEALGVSENTVARRYRRLRTTGVLRVVGTLNGARLGYHAWTIRLQCTPDAATAIAKALAARPDTSYVHLLSGGTEISCSALTSTTDDSEALLLHRLPRTSRVTSVTAHLLLGHHALPNNWAGPACLTPEQAALLAPPPAEDADISLGPADRPLFDVLSRDGRASHTELAAATGWSESTVRRRLTALRRAGVLTFLVDIPPAALGFRAEARLWMSVRPSQLTAVAAALAGHPEASLVAQTTGPTNLLAAVNCRDSLDLARYLTERIASLDAIHTIETAPVIRTVKRAGTLLPLER; this comes from the coding sequence ATGAAGACGGATACCGTCACCCTCGACACCATCGATCGGGGCCTGGTGCACGCCCTGCAGATCGACGGCCGGGCCCCGCTGCGCCTCGTCGGAGAGGCTCTCGGCGTCTCCGAGAACACCGTCGCCCGCCGCTACCGTCGCCTGCGCACCACCGGCGTCCTCCGCGTGGTCGGCACCCTCAACGGGGCCCGCCTCGGCTACCACGCCTGGACCATCCGGCTCCAGTGCACGCCGGACGCGGCCACCGCCATCGCCAAAGCCCTGGCCGCCCGCCCCGACACCTCCTACGTCCATCTGCTCTCCGGCGGCACCGAGATCTCCTGCAGCGCCCTGACGTCCACCACCGACGACAGCGAAGCCCTGCTCCTGCACAGACTCCCCAGAACCAGTCGCGTCACCTCCGTCACCGCCCACCTGCTGCTCGGCCATCACGCGCTGCCCAACAACTGGGCCGGGCCCGCCTGTCTCACCCCGGAACAGGCCGCGCTGCTCGCCCCGCCGCCCGCCGAGGACGCCGACATCTCCCTCGGGCCGGCGGACCGCCCCCTCTTCGACGTCCTGTCACGGGACGGACGGGCGAGCCACACCGAACTCGCGGCCGCGACCGGCTGGTCCGAATCCACCGTTCGCCGCCGACTCACCGCCCTGCGCCGAGCCGGCGTGCTCACCTTCCTCGTCGACATCCCACCGGCCGCCCTCGGCTTCCGTGCCGAAGCCCGCCTCTGGATGTCCGTGCGCCCCTCTCAACTCACCGCCGTGGCCGCCGCGCTGGCCGGCCATCCCGAAGCCTCGCTCGTGGCACAGACCACCGGGCCGACCAATCTCCTCGCGGCCGTCAACTGCCGGGATTCCCTCGACCTCGCGCGATACCTGACCGAGAGAATCGCCTCACTCGACGCGATCCACACGATCGAGACAGCCCCCGTCATCCGCACGGTGAAACGAGCCGGCACCCTGCTTCCGCTCGAACGCTGA
- a CDS encoding pyridoxamine 5'-phosphate oxidase family protein → MENTGIVRRQTVERRRDTLARLAAERDVWVSTAHPDHGPHQVPLWFLWDGRAVWMCTGATSVTARNVRKEPRVHLGLPDTFDVVLLQGEAECFPDTEVPDEAAEAFAGKFGWDPRAEEGPFLYIRVVPKTVRAWRGEPELRGRLVMRDGTWRE, encoded by the coding sequence ATGGAGAACACCGGGATCGTTCGTCGCCAGACAGTGGAACGCAGGCGTGACACGCTGGCACGGCTTGCTGCCGAGAGGGATGTATGGGTGTCGACGGCGCACCCCGATCATGGGCCGCATCAGGTGCCCCTGTGGTTCTTGTGGGACGGGCGAGCGGTGTGGATGTGCACCGGTGCCACCTCCGTGACCGCGCGGAACGTCCGTAAGGAGCCCCGCGTGCACCTGGGGCTTCCGGACACCTTCGATGTGGTGCTTCTCCAGGGTGAGGCGGAGTGTTTCCCGGACACGGAAGTGCCTGACGAAGCAGCGGAAGCCTTCGCCGGCAAGTTCGGGTGGGATCCGCGCGCGGAGGAAGGACCCTTCCTCTACATCCGTGTGGTGCCGAAGACCGTGCGTGCCTGGCGCGGGGAGCCGGAACTACGCGGCAGGCTTGTCATGCGCGACGGCACATGGCGGGAGTAG
- a CDS encoding DUF2332 domain-containing protein: MYRHFGEVDAAGTSPLYERVAVALSESDEALRAIKAAPARKRHPTVILAALHDLALAGRAPALAAAYAAADGDAAADAAIDTLLRMTDSVVAIAVRRKTRTNETGRCAVLYPAIAEVARRAGAHAVGLIDVGCSAGLDLQVDRVGITYSNGQSLGDPSSPVQQSSSIAGGRPVPTRAMPEVVARIGVDLDPVDVTDAEDARWLRACVSPDQPERIARLEAEMSLAAKAPPTLLRGDAVEVLPDAFARVPEDALPVVTTTWTLSHFPLERRLRFLHRLDQAAAGRAVAWVSAEGVGVAPSIPTLGDRRASGHSIIGLAVFDRTALRAEAIGRCWSQGRLLAWLADS; encoded by the coding sequence GTGTACCGGCACTTCGGTGAAGTCGACGCCGCCGGAACATCGCCGCTGTACGAGCGCGTCGCCGTCGCCCTGAGCGAGTCCGACGAGGCGCTACGCGCCATAAAGGCGGCGCCTGCGCGCAAGCGGCACCCCACGGTGATCCTCGCCGCGCTGCACGACCTCGCCCTCGCCGGACGCGCGCCGGCGCTTGCCGCGGCCTATGCCGCTGCGGACGGCGACGCCGCCGCCGACGCGGCGATCGACACGCTGCTGCGCATGACCGACTCGGTCGTGGCCATCGCCGTGCGCCGGAAGACGCGGACCAACGAGACCGGACGCTGCGCCGTGCTGTATCCGGCCATCGCCGAGGTGGCGCGCCGGGCAGGCGCGCATGCGGTCGGGCTGATCGACGTGGGCTGTTCGGCCGGGCTCGATCTCCAAGTCGATCGCGTGGGCATCACGTACAGCAACGGACAGTCGCTGGGCGACCCGTCATCTCCCGTGCAGCAGTCGTCGTCGATCGCGGGAGGCCGACCCGTCCCGACGCGGGCGATGCCCGAGGTCGTCGCCCGGATCGGCGTCGACCTCGATCCGGTCGACGTGACCGACGCGGAGGACGCCCGGTGGTTGCGCGCCTGCGTGTCGCCGGATCAGCCTGAGCGGATCGCGAGGCTCGAAGCGGAGATGTCGTTGGCGGCGAAAGCCCCTCCCACACTGCTGCGGGGTGATGCCGTCGAGGTGCTGCCGGACGCCTTCGCCCGCGTGCCCGAGGACGCTCTGCCTGTCGTCACCACGACGTGGACGCTGTCGCACTTCCCGCTCGAGCGCCGGCTGCGCTTCCTGCACCGGCTCGACCAAGCGGCGGCAGGCCGGGCGGTGGCCTGGGTGTCAGCGGAGGGGGTCGGAGTCGCGCCGTCGATACCGACACTCGGCGATCGCCGCGCCTCCGGACACAGCATCATCGGTCTGGCGGTGTTCGACCGGACAGCTCTGCGCGCCGAGGCCATTGGCCGCTGCTGGTCGCAAGGCCGTTTGCTGGCGTGGCTGGCAGACTCTTGA